One Sphingomonas limnosediminicola DNA segment encodes these proteins:
- a CDS encoding metallophosphoesterase, with the protein MRGADAIRSAPRDHRAYAIGDIHGRLDLLERLLRGVEHDLQERPVRKALIVFLGDLVDRGPHSAQVIERLRNYRPGRARTVFLLGNHEEVLLRILDGDATPVPSWLRFGGAQCLDSYGVDPRSLAEVPAEQAVQMVQRAIPDSHKEFLASFVDTCRFGDYLFVHAGIRPGIPIDQQQQSDLRWIRDPFLLDDTDHGMVVVHGHTIVDDVEERSNRIGIDTGAYRTGVLTALVLEGQDRWYIDTRDGADAAR; encoded by the coding sequence ATGCGCGGCGCCGACGCCATCCGTAGCGCTCCACGCGACCATCGCGCTTATGCGATTGGCGACATCCACGGTCGACTCGACCTGCTTGAGCGTTTGTTGCGGGGGGTCGAGCATGATCTGCAGGAGCGTCCAGTTCGCAAGGCGCTCATCGTGTTCCTTGGCGATCTCGTCGATCGCGGTCCGCATTCGGCGCAGGTGATTGAACGATTGCGCAATTATCGGCCGGGGCGCGCGCGGACGGTCTTTCTCCTCGGCAACCACGAGGAAGTGCTGCTGCGCATCCTGGACGGCGATGCTACGCCGGTCCCCAGCTGGCTGCGGTTCGGCGGTGCGCAGTGTCTAGACAGCTATGGCGTCGATCCGCGCTCGTTGGCGGAGGTCCCCGCCGAGCAAGCGGTGCAGATGGTTCAGCGTGCGATCCCGGACAGCCACAAGGAGTTTCTGGCGAGCTTCGTCGATACGTGCCGGTTCGGCGACTATCTGTTCGTCCATGCCGGGATCCGGCCCGGCATTCCAATCGACCAGCAGCAGCAGTCCGACCTGCGTTGGATCCGCGACCCCTTCCTGCTCGACGACACCGACCACGGAATGGTCGTGGTTCACGGGCACACAATTGTCGATGACGTCGAGGAGCGTTCGAACCGCATCGGCATCGACACCGGCGCCTACCGAACCGGCGTGCTCACCGCGCTTGTGCTTGAAGGCCAGGACCGCTGGTATATCGACACTCGGGACGGTGCCGACGCCGCCCGCTGA
- the apaG gene encoding Co2+/Mg2+ efflux protein ApaG has translation MAMLFPNVEVTRGIAVRVAVSFLAEQSDPSANRWFWSYHVRIENGSDKAVQLLSRSWTIVDGRGTVHEVVGEGVVGEMPLIAPNASFDYVSGCPLDTPSGSMSGSYRMVDEDGSAFDVTIPRFQLLSA, from the coding sequence ATGGCCATGCTGTTTCCGAATGTCGAAGTGACGCGCGGCATCGCCGTACGCGTTGCCGTCAGCTTCCTTGCCGAGCAGTCCGACCCGAGCGCGAACCGCTGGTTCTGGTCCTACCACGTTCGTATCGAGAACGGCTCGGACAAGGCCGTGCAACTCCTCTCGCGCAGCTGGACAATCGTTGATGGACGCGGGACCGTTCACGAAGTCGTTGGAGAGGGGGTCGTCGGCGAAATGCCTTTGATCGCACCAAATGCCAGCTTCGATTATGTCTCCGGCTGCCCATTGGACACGCCGTCCGGGTCGATGAGCGGAAGCTATCGAATGGTCGATGAGGATGGCTCGGCCTTCGATGTGACCATTCCCCGCTTTCAGCTCTTGAGCGCATGA
- a CDS encoding sugar-transfer associated ATP-grasp domain-containing protein, which produces MASFWRPTAERIVYRVAGLPIALLWFGPAGDDSSDPLQAAFAWRYWHPSGMGEWSELVTAMLVWPIAVLLAALWFSAKNGAVVRRRYGKPLTKQFLEQLRFYFSAGVLPPWYYIFSLHDAGDRRALTFIQRFETKPCYFPLLKPRKGSPLNDKARFADYCTQHGIRCVRTLIHLKGEHPGTPLPDKDLFVKPCTGRGGRGAERWDRIAPRTYANTCGEQLTGRQLLERLIARSRQEPLIVQLRMRAHRDLLSLTAGALPTIRVLTCLNAEHEPEVMAAMLRTSFGHNVTVDNLHAGGIGALVDLESGHLSRSSNIGSDARLGWFSTHPDTGSAIEGRAVPLWSEAKSLAIGAHREFNDRIAIGWDVAILDDGPIIVEGNGNPDLDILQRFMRVGLRDHRFADLLAYHLRKKRTAA; this is translated from the coding sequence ATGGCCTCTTTTTGGCGCCCCACCGCGGAACGAATCGTTTATCGGGTTGCCGGTCTGCCGATCGCACTCCTATGGTTCGGGCCTGCGGGGGACGACAGCAGTGATCCGCTGCAGGCCGCTTTTGCTTGGCGCTACTGGCATCCCAGTGGAATGGGAGAGTGGTCCGAACTCGTGACCGCCATGCTCGTCTGGCCCATCGCTGTCTTGCTCGCGGCGCTTTGGTTTTCGGCGAAGAACGGAGCGGTGGTCCGGCGCCGGTACGGCAAGCCGTTGACGAAGCAGTTCCTCGAACAGCTGAGATTCTATTTTTCGGCCGGGGTGCTCCCGCCGTGGTATTACATCTTCTCGCTGCACGACGCCGGCGACCGGCGCGCATTGACCTTCATTCAGCGGTTCGAGACCAAGCCCTGCTATTTCCCGCTCCTCAAGCCCCGAAAGGGCTCGCCCTTGAACGACAAGGCGCGCTTCGCCGATTACTGCACGCAGCACGGCATCCGCTGCGTCCGAACCCTCATTCACCTTAAAGGTGAGCACCCCGGCACGCCGCTTCCCGATAAGGACCTCTTCGTAAAGCCGTGCACGGGCCGCGGCGGCCGCGGAGCCGAGCGATGGGATCGGATCGCGCCTCGGACTTATGCCAATACCTGCGGCGAACAACTCACAGGTCGTCAACTGCTGGAACGACTGATCGCGAGATCTCGGCAAGAGCCGCTGATCGTTCAACTCCGGATGCGCGCTCATCGTGACCTGCTGAGCCTGACGGCAGGAGCGCTGCCGACCATTCGCGTCCTGACCTGCCTGAATGCGGAGCATGAGCCCGAGGTGATGGCCGCTATGTTACGAACCTCGTTCGGCCATAACGTGACGGTCGACAATCTTCACGCCGGCGGAATAGGGGCGCTAGTCGACTTGGAATCGGGTCACCTGTCGAGGTCGAGCAATATCGGGTCAGATGCACGCCTCGGCTGGTTCTCCACCCACCCCGACACGGGCTCAGCAATCGAGGGCCGTGCAGTTCCCCTGTGGAGTGAAGCCAAGTCCTTGGCGATAGGGGCCCATCGGGAGTTCAACGACCGCATCGCGATCGGCTGGGACGTGGCAATCCTGGACGATGGACCGATCATCGTCGAAGGAAACGGCAATCCCGACTTGGACATCCTGCAACGGTTCATGCGTGTGGGGTTACGCGATCATCGGTTCGCGGACCTGCTCGCTTATCATCTGCGGAAAAAGAGGACCGCCGCTTAA
- the recO gene encoding DNA repair protein RecO: MRFEAQAIVCALRNHGEHGAIVWLITAEHGLQAAYVRGARGRRMRPVLIAGNSVHAGFAARNDTQLPQATIELIHSRAPLLSEPLPAAAIEWATALTATALPEGQPYPRLFWALEGLLDAIEAAPSAGGWGAALVRYELLLLAELGFGLDLDNCAVTGSNDDLVAVSPKSGRAVSAAEAEPYACKLLPLPRFVREGGPASWEEIAQGLDLTGHFLLRDLLTDRAQPVADARGRLVDRLRRAGGLA, translated from the coding sequence ATGAGGTTCGAGGCCCAGGCAATCGTCTGCGCCCTGAGGAACCATGGCGAGCACGGCGCCATCGTCTGGTTGATAACGGCGGAACATGGTCTGCAGGCGGCTTATGTGCGCGGTGCGCGCGGGCGGCGTATGCGGCCGGTGCTGATCGCCGGCAATTCCGTGCACGCGGGTTTCGCGGCGCGCAACGATACCCAGTTGCCCCAAGCGACCATTGAACTGATCCACAGCCGCGCGCCGTTGCTCTCGGAGCCGCTGCCCGCCGCCGCCATTGAGTGGGCGACGGCGCTGACCGCGACCGCGCTGCCCGAAGGTCAGCCCTATCCGCGGCTGTTCTGGGCATTGGAGGGCTTGCTTGACGCCATCGAAGCGGCGCCCTCGGCAGGCGGGTGGGGCGCCGCGCTCGTCCGCTATGAATTACTGTTGCTGGCCGAACTGGGCTTCGGCCTCGATCTCGATAACTGCGCGGTTACGGGTTCCAATGACGATCTCGTCGCAGTGAGTCCGAAGTCGGGCAGGGCGGTCAGCGCTGCCGAGGCCGAACCCTATGCCTGCAAACTCCTGCCCTTGCCGCGTTTTGTGAGGGAAGGCGGCCCCGCGTCATGGGAAGAAATCGCTCAAGGTCTCGACCTTACTGGCCACTTTCTATTGCGCGACCTGCTCACCGACCGCGCTCAACCGGTCGCAGATGCGCGCGGCCGGCTCGTCGACCGGTTGCGCCGCGCGGGTGGTCTCGCCTAG
- a CDS encoding O-antigen ligase family protein — MGSRAREAVAPLYLLACLIAGGSAQGAWANMVLQLVGIAILAWAAVAHVDQPLIPAARQLLILTAITVAVILVQLVPLPPSIWMNMGGRAPIAAGFRTLGLAPPAMPVSLTPYGSVSSLLALIPPLAMFAAIVRLKAYRTRWLTAALLLGTVGGILLGVLQLSATDAAASPWYLYAQSSFGVATGFFANGNHMAILLVVSLPFLAALLGSARGGDRQLNSALVTIATALAIVIVVGIAINRSLAGIGLAFPVLAASALLVLPKRSSMRRLALVLAGLLVIGAVGVLATSSTNGPEWGSDVSGSVHSRREMLDTSVEMTRDFMPWGSGLGSYRQVYQLYEQRTYVTDTYVIHAHDDYLEIAVELGVAGILLMCLFLAWWGRVVFRAWRYRDAGAYGRAASIASAAILIHSSVDFPLRTAAIAVTFAMCLALLIERRASKADNREDLRPTRHVIVK; from the coding sequence ATGGGTAGCCGCGCTCGCGAGGCGGTCGCGCCGCTGTATCTTCTTGCCTGCCTGATCGCGGGCGGAAGCGCGCAGGGTGCCTGGGCCAACATGGTGCTTCAGCTAGTCGGTATCGCCATACTCGCCTGGGCGGCGGTCGCGCATGTCGACCAGCCGCTGATCCCGGCCGCGCGACAATTGCTGATCCTCACCGCGATCACAGTCGCGGTCATTTTGGTTCAACTCGTTCCGCTACCACCCTCGATCTGGATGAACATGGGTGGACGAGCACCCATCGCGGCCGGCTTTCGCACGCTCGGGCTAGCACCACCCGCCATGCCGGTATCACTGACACCCTATGGATCGGTGAGCTCGCTGCTCGCCTTGATACCGCCTCTGGCGATGTTCGCTGCCATCGTGCGCCTGAAGGCTTATCGGACGCGCTGGCTGACCGCGGCGCTTCTGCTCGGAACGGTCGGCGGAATCTTGCTCGGCGTGCTACAGCTTTCGGCGACAGATGCTGCGGCGTCGCCGTGGTACCTCTATGCCCAGAGCAGCTTCGGCGTCGCGACGGGTTTCTTTGCGAACGGCAATCACATGGCGATCCTGCTCGTCGTCAGCTTGCCCTTTCTGGCAGCGCTGCTCGGATCGGCACGGGGTGGCGACCGCCAGCTCAATTCCGCGCTTGTCACCATCGCGACAGCCCTCGCCATCGTCATCGTCGTTGGGATTGCGATCAATCGTTCGCTTGCCGGCATTGGCCTGGCGTTCCCGGTGCTCGCGGCAAGCGCGCTGCTCGTCCTGCCGAAGCGCAGCTCGATGCGGCGCCTGGCGCTGGTCTTGGCTGGCCTGCTCGTGATCGGCGCCGTCGGTGTTCTTGCGACAAGCTCCACGAACGGTCCCGAGTGGGGTTCCGACGTCAGCGGGTCGGTCCACAGCCGGCGGGAAATGCTCGACACCAGCGTCGAGATGACGCGCGACTTCATGCCGTGGGGATCGGGTCTCGGTTCGTATCGCCAGGTCTATCAGCTTTACGAGCAGCGGACCTACGTCACCGACACTTACGTCATTCATGCCCATGACGACTATCTCGAGATTGCTGTTGAACTCGGTGTTGCTGGGATACTTCTTATGTGTCTGTTCCTCGCTTGGTGGGGGAGGGTGGTGTTTCGTGCCTGGCGCTATAGGGATGCCGGCGCGTACGGACGCGCCGCATCGATCGCATCGGCGGCCATCCTGATTCACTCTTCCGTCGATTTTCCTTTGCGCACCGCGGCCATCGCGGTGACCTTCGCAATGTGTCTTGCGCTGCTCATCGAGCGTCGCGCAAGCAAAGCCGATAACCGCGAGGACTTACGGCCTACGCGCCACGTTATAGTCAAGTAA